In Ammoniphilus sp. CFH 90114, the DNA window CTCATGGAATTACGTACAACGATATTCAAGTAGATTACCTTGGATATGCTGAAGCGGCTGATGGTATGAAAGCAGGTAAGATTGACGCGGCTTTCTTAACAAGTGGTATTCCGAACGCTTCTTTGATGGAATTAGCACAAAGCTTCGATCTTAAGATCGTACCAATCGAAGGTGCTGCAATTGAAGAGTTAGCGAAGACAAAGAACTACTTCGTAACAGGTACAATACCTGCTGGAACTTATAAGAATGATGCAGACATTCCAACTGCGGCTATCATGAACGCGCTTGTTGTACGTACGGACCTAAGTGAAGATGATGTTTACAAGATGACGAAGACTTTCTTTGAAAACTTAGATTCTTTAGCTAATGCTCACCAAGCTGCGAAGGATATCTCTTTAGAAGCAGCTCAAAAGGGTCTAGTAGCACCTTTACACCCAGGTGCAGAGAAGTTCTATAATGAAAAGAAGTAAGCTAGGAATAGGGGCAATTCTCATTTTGTCCCTTCTTTTCTTCTTTCCTCATCATAAGACGGAGGTTAGCTTTCAGGAGAACATCATCTACTTAAGTGATGAAGCCTTTTCGATAGGATGGATTCATTCTGTAGAAAAGGAAGAGTGGCTAGAGTTCTATGAAAGAAGAGGAAATCAGATTCTGCTTACGAAAACTCAATTTAAAACGTATGGTGCTGGTGTTCCTTCATCTGGAAAATCATCATTAACAGAGGATGGGTATGTTGAGGTTGAGATTAATCGGAAGATGGATGAGTTGCGTCTTGTCGTATCTCCCAGAGTAAAATCAACGATGCACCTAAACAATCATGATTTATTGCTTTACGAGATCGTGGAGCCTTATAACGAAGTCGTTATTAAGCCCGTGAGCCTTCCAGTCTATCAATATGCTATATATCTTCTTAAAAGGGAGGGATTATCATGAACAAGGAACACAATGAAGTTAACTCACAAGAAATACTAGAAAAGTTTGACCGTGAATCCGTTGTTCGTACACTCACGAACAACAAATTAGCCTTGTTTGTATCTGGATTGGCTATTATTTATTCTTTATTCCATTTATACAATACCTATTTTCCGATGCCGGAGCTTAAACAAAGGGCCATTCACGTAGGATTAGGGGTAGCCTTGATCTTTCTAATCTATCCTGCGGGCAAGAAATCCACACGTGATCGAATTTCCCCGCTTGATTGGTTGATGTTCTTCCTGTCCCTAGCATCAACGGGATATATCCTTGTAGAATATCAGGACATTATGACCACAAGAGGTGGTGTTCCTACCACACTCGACATCGTTTTTGCGATATTAACGGTCGTACTTGTTATAGAAGGATCAAGAAGGATTACCGG includes these proteins:
- a CDS encoding DUF1850 domain-containing protein; amino-acid sequence: MKRSKLGIGAILILSLLFFFPHHKTEVSFQENIIYLSDEAFSIGWIHSVEKEEWLEFYERRGNQILLTKTQFKTYGAGVPSSGKSSLTEDGYVEVEINRKMDELRLVVSPRVKSTMHLNNHDLLLYEIVEPYNEVVIKPVSLPVYQYAIYLLKREGLS